The following coding sequences are from one Mesorhizobium onobrychidis window:
- a CDS encoding MBL fold metallo-hydrolase, translated as MLRLSATVLLTLAFWPFAASAQEEPPPSRCVAIAEALPSATYASFTAPKAQTPPLAEAFVDGDVTITYAGHSTYIIETPAGVRIATDFSGVYGADPLPRVVTMNKAHRTHYSDHPDPAIEYVLRGWNPDGGPARHALVVDDVYIRNVPTDIRNGGDRGKDGNSIFIFEVAGLCIGHLGHLHHRLEDAHYGAIGRLDILMVPIDGGMTLSLDRMTEITARLYSSMILPMHRHATPISEFTGRMGDDFAVEFLSGRSLTVSLKTLPDRPTIIILEGV; from the coding sequence ATGCTCCGCCTATCTGCCACCGTTCTGCTGACCCTGGCTTTCTGGCCGTTCGCCGCGTCGGCCCAGGAAGAGCCGCCGCCGTCGAGATGCGTTGCGATCGCCGAAGCGCTGCCGTCGGCCACCTATGCCAGCTTCACAGCGCCAAAGGCGCAGACGCCTCCGCTGGCCGAGGCTTTCGTCGACGGCGACGTTACGATCACCTATGCCGGCCATTCGACCTACATCATCGAGACGCCCGCCGGCGTCAGGATCGCCACCGACTTTTCCGGCGTCTACGGCGCTGACCCGCTGCCGCGCGTGGTGACCATGAACAAGGCCCACCGCACCCATTATTCGGACCATCCGGATCCCGCCATCGAATATGTGCTGCGCGGCTGGAATCCGGACGGCGGTCCGGCGCGGCACGCGCTTGTCGTGGACGATGTCTACATCCGCAACGTGCCGACGGATATCCGCAATGGCGGCGATCGCGGCAAGGACGGCAATTCCATCTTCATTTTCGAAGTGGCGGGGCTCTGCATCGGCCATCTCGGCCATCTGCACCACCGGCTGGAGGACGCGCATTACGGCGCCATCGGCCGGCTCGACATCCTTATGGTGCCTATCGACGGCGGCATGACGCTGTCGCTCGACCGGATGACCGAAATCACCGCGCGGCTCTATTCCTCGATGATCCTGCCGATGCATCGCCATGCGACTCCGATCAGCGAATTCACAGGCAGGATGGGCGACGATTTCGCGGTGGAATTCCTGTCCGGCCGGTCGCTGACGGTTTCGCTGAAGACCCTGCCCGACCGGCCGACGATCATCATCCTCGAAGGGGTTTGA
- a CDS encoding cyclase family protein has translation MNVSKFVRIALLGAAWSVPAIALAQESSLWSVYENTLKSAKYIDLTHPFEPVQPVWPGFANAKFKPTVASRDIEGYVKAGEEFTYDKHGFVATAYELTTDQYGTQLDPPSHWNPLGATISDLPATYAVRPLVVIDISGKVQTDEGYHLQVADIEEWEKEHGRIPEGSVVFVRSDWYKKWSDAARFNQKPFPGVSLDSLKFLHLERKILFHGHEPLDTDTTPNLEGEHWLLHNDFTQAEGVANLDKVPEAGALVTIGFAKPLGGSGGYARYIAIAPADWTEGVSVIEAPGVPLTRQKAPLKRDENGVFRPTP, from the coding sequence ATGAATGTATCCAAATTCGTTCGTATCGCCTTGCTCGGAGCCGCTTGGTCAGTGCCGGCGATCGCTTTGGCGCAGGAATCGTCCCTTTGGTCGGTTTATGAGAACACGCTCAAATCGGCCAAGTACATCGATCTGACCCACCCCTTCGAGCCGGTGCAGCCCGTATGGCCGGGCTTCGCCAATGCCAAGTTCAAACCGACTGTCGCCAGTCGGGATATCGAGGGCTACGTCAAGGCCGGCGAAGAGTTCACCTACGACAAGCATGGGTTCGTTGCGACCGCCTACGAGTTGACGACGGACCAATATGGCACGCAGCTCGATCCACCCTCCCATTGGAATCCACTCGGTGCAACGATCAGCGACCTGCCGGCCACTTATGCCGTGCGGCCGCTCGTCGTGATCGACATCAGCGGCAAGGTGCAGACTGACGAAGGCTATCACCTCCAGGTCGCCGACATCGAAGAATGGGAAAAGGAGCACGGCCGCATACCGGAGGGTTCGGTCGTCTTCGTGCGTTCGGATTGGTACAAGAAATGGTCCGATGCCGCCCGCTTCAACCAGAAGCCGTTTCCAGGCGTCAGTTTGGACTCGCTGAAGTTCCTGCATCTGGAGCGGAAGATCCTGTTTCACGGTCATGAGCCGCTCGACACCGACACCACGCCCAATCTCGAGGGCGAACATTGGCTGCTTCACAACGATTTCACGCAGGCAGAAGGCGTTGCAAACCTCGACAAGGTGCCAGAGGCCGGGGCGTTGGTCACAATCGGCTTTGCCAAGCCGCTCGGCGGGTCAGGCGGATATGCGCGTTACATCGCTATTGCACCCGCCGACTGGACGGAGGGCGTTTCGGTCATCGAAGCGCCTGGCGTGCCGCTTACCCGGCAGAAGGCGCCGCTCAAGCGCGACGAGAACGGCGTCTTCCGTCCGACGCCCTGA
- a CDS encoding type II toxin-antitoxin system Phd/YefM family antitoxin produces the protein MTITIKVGEAKTHLSNLLAKVEAGEEVIISRGNNPIAKLSRIPKTNDLGALIEEVRAARARAKPVTTEEIVAWKHEGHRY, from the coding sequence ATGACCATCACCATCAAGGTCGGAGAGGCCAAGACACACCTGTCAAATCTGTTGGCCAAGGTCGAAGCCGGCGAGGAAGTCATCATTTCGCGCGGCAACAATCCGATCGCGAAACTGAGCCGAATTCCCAAGACCAACGACCTGGGCGCCCTGATCGAAGAAGTCCGCGCCGCGCGGGCCAGGGCCAAGCCCGTCACGACCGAGGAGATCGTGGCCTGGAAGCATGAAGGCCATCGCTACTGA
- a CDS encoding IS630 family transposase, which produces MSTESGIRLSPEDRATLEGWVADRNSPQKWVWRARIVLMWADGDGVTAIVRATGKTKRTAYRWRDRYVACGIEGLKRDASRPSRKPPLSAEVIKRVVDMTLHQKPPASTHWSVRKLAKVVGLSPSSVQRIWAAHGLKPHLIKKFKLSNDKAFVEKVQDVVGLYLNPPDKALVLCVDEKSQIQALDRTQPGLPIKKGRAGTMTHDYKRNGTTTLFAALDVATGKVIGECMPRHRHQEFLRFLRTIDRNTPKHFALDLVVDNYATHKHPKVKAWLARHKRFRLHFTPTSGSWLNQVERFFGLITDDAIRRGVFRSVTDLTIAIEAYLEHHNADPKPFIWAAKAADILEKVARGRRVLESQH; this is translated from the coding sequence ATGTCAACTGAATCGGGCATCCGGTTGTCTCCTGAGGATCGGGCGACGCTGGAAGGTTGGGTGGCGGACCGCAACTCGCCACAGAAATGGGTTTGGCGGGCGCGGATCGTGCTGATGTGGGCGGACGGCGACGGCGTCACCGCGATTGTACGGGCGACCGGCAAAACCAAGCGAACCGCCTATCGCTGGCGTGATCGTTACGTTGCGTGCGGCATTGAGGGGCTGAAGCGGGATGCCAGCCGGCCGAGCCGCAAGCCGCCGCTTTCGGCCGAGGTGATCAAGCGTGTGGTGGATATGACGCTGCATCAGAAGCCGCCGGCGAGCACCCATTGGTCGGTGCGCAAGCTCGCCAAGGTGGTGGGGCTCAGCCCGTCGAGCGTGCAGCGCATCTGGGCAGCGCACGGGCTGAAGCCGCATCTGATCAAAAAATTCAAGCTGTCCAATGACAAGGCGTTCGTCGAGAAGGTCCAGGACGTCGTCGGCCTTTATCTCAACCCGCCGGACAAAGCCCTGGTGCTTTGCGTCGACGAGAAGAGCCAAATCCAGGCGCTCGACCGCACGCAGCCGGGGCTGCCCATCAAGAAGGGGCGGGCCGGCACGATGACCCATGACTACAAGCGCAACGGCACCACGACACTGTTTGCCGCCCTCGACGTGGCCACCGGCAAGGTCATCGGCGAATGCATGCCGCGACACCGCCACCAGGAGTTCCTGCGCTTCCTGCGCACGATCGATCGCAACACGCCCAAGCACTTCGCCCTGGATTTGGTGGTCGACAACTACGCCACCCACAAGCATCCCAAGGTCAAAGCCTGGCTTGCCCGGCATAAGCGCTTCCGCCTCCACTTCACGCCGACCTCTGGCTCCTGGCTGAACCAGGTCGAGCGCTTCTTCGGGCTCATCACCGACGACGCCATCCGCCGCGGCGTCTTCCGCAGCGTGACCGACCTGACGATCGCGATCGAGGCCTACCTGGAGCATCACAATGCCGACCCCAAACCCTTCATCTGGGCCGCCAAGGCTGCTGACATCCTTGAAAAGGTCGCACGAGGGCGTCGAGTGTTAGAGTCACAACACTAG
- a CDS encoding glycosyltransferase: MLSVLIQTLNDEERLARTLASLIGGAVEGVVRDVIVCDTGSTDQTHRVAEHAGCLYVASGGIAAGIRQAKGDWLLLLEPGARLAEGWIDEVVAHTARQTMPARFSRARGSRVPFLSRVFSGNRALAEGLVISKRQAAALSKNARSAEAIARGLATKRLDAEIWVAPAK, encoded by the coding sequence ATGCTCAGCGTTCTCATCCAGACCCTGAATGACGAAGAGAGACTTGCCCGCACGCTCGCCTCGCTGATCGGCGGCGCGGTCGAGGGCGTGGTGCGCGATGTCATCGTTTGCGACACCGGCTCGACCGACCAGACGCACCGCGTTGCCGAACATGCCGGCTGCCTTTATGTGGCGAGCGGCGGCATTGCTGCCGGCATCAGGCAGGCCAAGGGCGACTGGCTGCTGCTGCTGGAGCCGGGCGCGCGGTTGGCGGAAGGCTGGATCGACGAGGTCGTCGCCCACACGGCCCGGCAAACGATGCCGGCGCGGTTTTCGCGGGCGCGCGGCAGTCGCGTGCCGTTCCTGTCGCGGGTGTTTTCGGGAAACCGGGCACTGGCAGAAGGGCTGGTGATCAGCAAGCGTCAGGCCGCGGCCTTATCGAAAAACGCCCGCAGCGCCGAAGCCATCGCGCGCGGCCTTGCGACCAAGAGGCTCGACGCCGAGATCTGGGTGGCGCCGGCGAAGTGA
- a CDS encoding PA0069 family radical SAM protein, whose protein sequence is MEQIVRADIAAFGAGRAEMANAMIEQSGVRIRPERNRGRSAGINPSGRFEPVSRHVFDDGWNSLEELPPFKTEVQVEKPRTIITRNESPDISFDRSINPYRGCEHGCVYCFARPTHSFMGLSPGLDFESKLFAKPDAARLLDKELSKDGYQPRTIAIGTNTDPYQPIEKQYRIMREILEVLEARGHPVGIVTKSALVTRDIDILARMAERGLAKVALSVTTLDRMLARTMEPRASTPTKRLEAIRQLSDAGIPASVMVAPIVPGLTDQEMERILDSAYAAGAREAGYVLLRLPLEVAPIFKDWLLRHYPDRYRHVMSLIRSMRDGKDYDSEWGKRMKGSGPYAWQIGRRFEIAAKRLGLNAERRSLRTDQFVAAAKATEQLMLL, encoded by the coding sequence ATGGAACAGATCGTACGTGCCGACATTGCCGCCTTCGGGGCTGGAAGAGCCGAGATGGCCAATGCAATGATCGAGCAGAGCGGCGTCCGTATCCGCCCCGAGCGCAATCGCGGCCGATCCGCCGGCATCAACCCGTCCGGCCGGTTCGAACCGGTCAGCCGGCATGTGTTCGACGATGGCTGGAATTCGCTGGAGGAGCTGCCGCCGTTCAAGACCGAGGTGCAGGTCGAGAAGCCGCGCACCATCATCACCCGCAACGAATCGCCCGACATTTCCTTCGACCGCTCGATCAACCCCTATCGCGGCTGCGAACACGGCTGCGTCTATTGCTTCGCCCGTCCGACGCACAGCTTCATGGGCCTGTCGCCGGGGCTGGATTTCGAATCGAAGCTGTTCGCCAAGCCGGATGCGGCGCGGCTGCTCGACAAGGAACTGTCGAAGGACGGCTATCAGCCGCGCACCATCGCCATCGGCACCAACACCGATCCCTACCAGCCGATCGAGAAGCAGTACCGGATCATGCGCGAGATCCTCGAAGTGCTGGAGGCGCGCGGCCACCCGGTCGGCATCGTCACCAAATCGGCGCTGGTGACGCGCGACATCGACATTCTGGCGCGCATGGCCGAACGCGGACTGGCCAAGGTGGCGCTATCGGTGACGACGCTCGACCGCATGCTGGCGCGCACCATGGAACCCCGCGCGTCGACGCCAACCAAGCGGCTGGAGGCGATCAGGCAGCTTTCGGATGCCGGCATTCCGGCCTCTGTCATGGTCGCGCCGATCGTTCCCGGCCTGACCGACCAGGAGATGGAGCGCATCCTCGATTCGGCTTACGCGGCGGGAGCGCGCGAGGCAGGCTATGTCCTGCTGCGTCTGCCGCTGGAGGTGGCGCCGATCTTCAAGGACTGGCTGCTGCGCCACTATCCCGACCGCTATCGCCACGTCATGTCGCTGATCCGCTCAATGCGCGACGGCAAGGATTACGATTCGGAATGGGGCAAGCGGATGAAAGGCTCCGGTCCCTATGCCTGGCAGATCGGCCGGCGCTTCGAGATCGCCGCCAAAAGGCTTGGCCTCAACGCCGAGCGGCGGTCGCTCAGGACCGACCAGTTCGTCGCTGCGGCCAAGGCAACCGAGCAACTGATGTTGCTTTGA
- a CDS encoding ribonuclease HII codes for MARARSDSPLLFEIVERPDFSFETKAMAEGLWPVAGMDEAGRGPLAGPVVAAAVVLDPANIPDGLDDSKRLSHLQREALFLKILGSALGVSMASVSAEGIDGSNILKASLEAMRRALVGLSVQPKLALADGRDVPPGLPCEGRALIKGDQRSQSIAAASIVAKVMRDRMMCGCGSHHAHYGFELHMGYATVRHRAAIELHGPVARLHRASFAPFRLGGTEVLDEESFSGLD; via the coding sequence ATGGCTCGCGCGCGCTCTGATTCTCCGCTTCTCTTCGAAATCGTCGAGAGACCCGATTTCTCCTTCGAGACGAAGGCGATGGCCGAAGGCCTATGGCCGGTGGCGGGAATGGACGAGGCGGGCCGTGGCCCGCTCGCCGGGCCGGTCGTGGCGGCAGCGGTGGTGCTCGATCCCGCCAACATTCCCGACGGCCTCGACGATTCCAAGCGCCTTAGCCATTTGCAGCGCGAGGCGCTGTTCCTGAAAATCCTCGGCTCCGCTCTTGGCGTGTCGATGGCTTCGGTCAGCGCGGAAGGCATCGATGGCAGCAATATTCTCAAGGCAAGCCTCGAGGCGATGCGTCGCGCTTTGGTCGGGCTCTCGGTGCAGCCAAAGCTGGCCCTGGCCGACGGGCGCGACGTGCCACCCGGACTGCCATGTGAAGGCAGAGCGCTGATCAAGGGCGACCAGCGCTCGCAGTCGATCGCCGCCGCCTCGATCGTCGCCAAGGTGATGCGCGACCGCATGATGTGCGGCTGCGGCAGCCATCACGCGCATTACGGTTTCGAACTCCATATGGGCTACGCCACAGTCCGCCACCGTGCCGCGATCGAGCTGCATGGACCGGTGGCGCGGCTGCACCGCGCGTCCTTCGCACCGTTCCGGCTTGGCGGAACCGAAGTGCTCGACGAAGAGAGTTTTTCGGGTCTGGATTAA
- a CDS encoding F0F1 ATP synthase subunit B — MDATSLATLWATVALVIFLAIAVYIKVPKLIAKALDARADKIRNELEEARRLREEAQQLLGQYQRKRKEAEQEAADIVAAAKREADMLAAEAHKKTEDYVARRTALAEQKIGQAEREAISEVRASAVDIAVEAARTLLAGKIDANAGADLFRASLQDVKSKLN; from the coding sequence ATGGACGCCACATCACTCGCGACGCTTTGGGCCACCGTTGCCCTGGTCATTTTCCTGGCCATTGCCGTCTACATCAAGGTGCCTAAGCTGATCGCCAAGGCGCTCGACGCCCGCGCCGACAAGATCCGCAACGAGCTTGAAGAAGCGCGCCGGCTGCGCGAGGAGGCACAGCAATTGCTCGGCCAATACCAGCGCAAGCGCAAGGAGGCCGAGCAGGAGGCCGCCGACATCGTCGCCGCCGCCAAGCGCGAGGCCGATATGCTGGCTGCCGAGGCGCACAAGAAGACCGAGGACTATGTCGCCCGGCGCACCGCACTTGCCGAACAGAAGATCGGTCAGGCCGAGCGGGAGGCGATCAGCGAGGTGCGCGCCAGCGCCGTCGATATCGCCGTCGAAGCCGCACGCACGCTGCTCGCCGGCAAGATTGACGCAAACGCGGGTGCCGACCTGTTCAGGGCCTCGCTTCAGGACGTGAAGTCGAAGCTGAATTGA
- a CDS encoding F0F1 ATP synthase subunit B: MFVTSAFAQESAPTVEDGHTGTEGDTHSGTGVPAEAHGVFPPFDPATFPSQLLWLAITFGLFYLFLKKVVMPRVGGIIDVRNDRITQDLDHAARLKGEADAAVAAYEQELAEAKTKANAIGQQANDAAKAEAEAARKKVEAALDQKLGEAEARISSIKANAMKEVGTIAEDTASAIVEALVGGKASKAEIAAAVKSVAR, encoded by the coding sequence ATGTTCGTGACATCTGCCTTTGCGCAAGAGTCCGCGCCCACCGTCGAAGACGGCCACACCGGCACGGAAGGCGATACGCATTCCGGCACCGGCGTGCCTGCCGAGGCGCACGGCGTGTTCCCGCCATTCGATCCGGCGACATTCCCGTCGCAGCTTCTGTGGCTGGCGATCACCTTCGGGCTGTTCTACCTGTTCCTGAAGAAGGTGGTGATGCCGCGTGTCGGCGGCATCATCGATGTCCGCAACGACCGCATCACGCAGGATCTCGATCATGCCGCCAGGCTGAAGGGAGAGGCCGATGCCGCCGTTGCCGCCTATGAGCAAGAACTGGCGGAGGCCAAGACCAAGGCCAATGCGATCGGCCAGCAGGCCAACGATGCCGCCAAGGCGGAAGCCGAGGCCGCCCGCAAGAAGGTCGAGGCAGCGCTTGACCAGAAGCTTGGCGAAGCCGAGGCTCGCATTTCATCCATCAAGGCCAATGCCATGAAGGAAGTCGGCACGATCGCCGAGGACACCGCTTCTGCCATCGTCGAGGCGCTTGTCGGCGGCAAGGCCAGCAAGGCCGAGATCGCGGCAGCCGTCAAATCCGTGGCCCGGTGA
- a CDS encoding F0F1 ATP synthase subunit C, producing MEAEAAKFIGAGIACLGMGGAGIGLGNIFGSYLAGALRNPSAADGQFGRLIFGFAVTEALGIFSLLIALLALFG from the coding sequence ATGGAAGCAGAAGCAGCAAAGTTCATCGGCGCCGGCATCGCATGCCTCGGCATGGGTGGCGCCGGTATTGGCCTCGGCAACATCTTCGGCAGCTATCTGGCGGGCGCGCTGCGCAACCCGTCGGCCGCGGATGGCCAGTTCGGCCGCCTGATCTTCGGCTTCGCCGTGACCGAAGCGCTGGGCATCTTCTCCCTTCTCATCGCGCTTCTGGCCCTGTTCGGCTGA
- a CDS encoding F0F1 ATP synthase subunit A — protein MAADKVDPIHQFHINKLIPIEIGGYDLSFTNSALFMVATVVVASAFLYLTTSSRSLVPTRLQSVSEMAYEFVGNMLRDAAGTQGMKFFPLVFSLFMFVLVANLLGLFPYFFTVTSHIIVTFGLAALVIGTVVVYGFMKHGLGFLKLFVPHGVPIYLLPLVVLIEVISFVSRPVSLSVRLFANMLAGHITLKVFSGFVVSLSALGTLGIAGSVLPLAMAVALTALELLVAFLQAYVFAVLTCMYLNDALHPGH, from the coding sequence GTGGCTGCTGACAAGGTCGATCCGATTCACCAGTTCCATATCAACAAGCTGATTCCGATCGAGATCGGCGGCTACGACCTGTCCTTCACCAATTCGGCCCTCTTCATGGTCGCGACCGTGGTCGTCGCATCGGCGTTCCTCTATCTCACCACCTCAAGCCGCAGCCTCGTCCCCACCCGTCTTCAGTCGGTCTCGGAAATGGCCTACGAATTCGTCGGCAACATGCTGAGGGACGCAGCCGGAACGCAAGGCATGAAGTTCTTCCCCTTGGTATTTTCGCTGTTCATGTTCGTGCTCGTCGCCAATCTGCTCGGTCTTTTCCCGTATTTTTTCACCGTCACCAGCCATATCATCGTCACTTTCGGCCTTGCCGCGCTGGTGATCGGAACCGTCGTCGTCTACGGGTTCATGAAGCACGGCCTCGGTTTCCTGAAACTGTTCGTCCCGCATGGCGTGCCGATTTACCTGCTGCCGCTGGTCGTGCTGATCGAGGTGATTTCCTTCGTTTCGCGCCCGGTCAGCCTCTCGGTTCGTCTGTTTGCCAATATGCTGGCCGGCCACATCACGCTGAAGGTGTTCTCCGGCTTCGTGGTGAGCTTGAGCGCGCTTGGCACGCTCGGCATTGCCGGATCGGTCCTGCCGCTGGCGATGGCCGTGGCGCTGACGGCGCTGGAATTGCTGGTCGCCTTCCTGCAAGCCTACGTCTTTGCCGTGCTGACCTGCATGTATCTGAACGACGCCCTGCATCCCGGGCACTGA
- a CDS encoding AtpZ/AtpI family protein — MADKNGPDGTGETGRGKQRQADIRDDDLERRRRDLEASLATRRPDRLEGKDDAKAGSAAGYGQALKLSSEFIAGIVVGAGLGWIIDRVAGTSPWGLIVFLLLGFGAGVLNVLRSAGLMAEFGQGDKTRDPKE; from the coding sequence ATGGCCGACAAGAATGGGCCAGACGGAACCGGAGAAACCGGCCGCGGCAAACAGCGTCAAGCCGACATCCGCGACGACGATCTTGAGCGCCGCCGGCGCGACCTTGAAGCATCGCTTGCGACAAGGCGGCCGGACCGGCTCGAGGGGAAAGACGACGCGAAAGCGGGCAGTGCGGCCGGATATGGCCAGGCGCTCAAGCTATCCAGCGAGTTCATCGCCGGGATAGTGGTTGGTGCTGGTCTCGGCTGGATCATCGACCGTGTGGCGGGGACATCGCCATGGGGTCTGATCGTTTTTTTGCTGCTGGGTTTTGGCGCCGGCGTGCTCAACGTCCTGCGCTCCGCAGGGCTTATGGCGGAATTCGGACAGGGCGACAAAACCCGCGATCCGAAAGAATGA
- a CDS encoding cell wall hydrolase encodes MHRRVLKRLVAFAGEKRRSFLSPLVIGLGIWVGFPNVIAYQDMTSLISGLKAPNARWNAYVEKSVAGSVHAAEMPFLDSDTTGSISGSGVRLPGIGAVSFRRKGSVASTTPDEDRIMRADKKGRIIIVSPVAPPKNFNAGSVFERTSSLLRPSMDSGLKMAFAKPEIKGKEIQIAAAFHRRVDKKPDPGVPAMLAALVNNDRPDVLATAYAAAAPDYAQASPFEALLQDEKPNDGRFIPPVAKGDHSWMQTPLPASVFSKPEQTCLANGIYFEARGESVRGQAAVAQVILNRVRNPAYPNSICGVVYQNDKWFNRCQFSFACDGRKKRIQSPAHYKTAQDIAMAVTAGKIFIPEVGSSTHYYANYVNPGWARTMKKMTKIGLHIFYRTYGGGWS; translated from the coding sequence GTGCATCGACGTGTTTTGAAGCGGCTTGTCGCTTTCGCCGGTGAGAAAAGACGTTCCTTTCTGTCTCCTCTGGTCATCGGACTTGGCATCTGGGTCGGCTTTCCCAATGTCATCGCCTACCAGGACATGACGAGCCTGATTTCGGGCCTCAAGGCGCCGAACGCCCGCTGGAACGCCTATGTCGAGAAATCCGTCGCCGGCTCGGTCCATGCCGCCGAGATGCCTTTCCTCGATTCCGACACCACCGGCTCGATCTCGGGTTCCGGCGTCCGGTTGCCCGGCATCGGCGCCGTGTCGTTTCGCAGAAAGGGCAGCGTGGCCAGCACGACGCCCGACGAGGACCGCATCATGCGCGCCGACAAGAAGGGCCGCATTATCATCGTCTCGCCGGTCGCGCCGCCGAAGAACTTCAATGCCGGCTCGGTTTTCGAGCGCACCTCCTCGCTGCTTCGCCCGAGCATGGACAGCGGCCTGAAAATGGCTTTCGCCAAGCCCGAGATCAAAGGCAAGGAGATCCAGATTGCCGCCGCGTTTCATAGGCGCGTCGACAAGAAGCCGGATCCTGGCGTGCCGGCCATGCTGGCCGCGCTGGTCAACAACGACCGCCCTGACGTCCTGGCGACCGCCTACGCAGCGGCCGCGCCCGACTATGCGCAGGCTTCGCCCTTCGAGGCCTTGCTTCAGGACGAGAAGCCGAACGATGGCCGTTTCATTCCGCCGGTGGCCAAGGGCGATCATTCGTGGATGCAAACTCCGCTGCCGGCGAGCGTCTTCTCCAAGCCGGAACAGACTTGCCTCGCCAACGGCATCTATTTCGAGGCGCGCGGTGAATCCGTGCGCGGCCAGGCCGCCGTCGCCCAGGTCATCCTCAATCGCGTTCGCAATCCGGCCTATCCGAACTCGATCTGCGGCGTCGTCTACCAGAACGACAAGTGGTTCAACCGTTGCCAGTTTTCCTTCGCTTGTGACGGCAGGAAGAAACGCATCCAGAGCCCGGCCCACTACAAGACCGCGCAGGATATCGCCATGGCAGTCACTGCCGGCAAGATCTTCATCCCGGAAGTCGGATCGTCGACCCATTACTACGCCAACTACGTCAACCCGGGTTGGGCGCGGACGATGAAAAAAATGACCAAGATCGGCCTGCACATCTTCTACCGCACCTATGGCGGCGGCTGGAGCTGA
- a CDS encoding MFS transporter → MQIGAMVMRVWSGRFTDRRGNRRSFLRLCSALSVIAFAALGLLVLASAAMSEWQPILSPAILGLLVVAGVCVSSWHGVAYTELATLAGANHAGTALGLANSFVFIVFFLVPIAIPGLLVFWSWTGVWLAAAFCALIAWPIFLRPEHGRKSA, encoded by the coding sequence GTGCAGATCGGCGCCATGGTCATGCGCGTCTGGAGCGGCCGCTTCACGGATCGCCGCGGCAACCGCCGATCGTTCCTGCGTCTTTGCAGCGCCCTGAGCGTGATCGCCTTCGCAGCGCTTGGACTGCTGGTCCTGGCATCCGCCGCCATGTCTGAGTGGCAGCCGATCCTCTCGCCGGCGATCCTTGGACTGCTGGTTGTTGCCGGCGTCTGTGTTTCCTCATGGCACGGTGTCGCCTACACCGAACTTGCCACGCTTGCCGGCGCAAACCACGCTGGAACGGCGCTCGGCCTCGCCAACAGCTTCGTCTTTATCGTGTTCTTCCTGGTGCCGATTGCCATTCCAGGGCTTCTCGTCTTCTGGTCGTGGACGGGCGTCTGGCTGGCTGCGGCTTTTTGCGCACTGATCGCCTGGCCGATCTTTCTTCGGCCCGAACATGGCCGCAAAAGCGCCTGA